CAGATCCTGGAGACCCACTCGGTCTCGGCAGGCCTCGACTATCCGGGCGTCGGGCCCGAGCACGGCATGCTGAAGGACATCGGGCGGGCCGAGTACGTCGCGGTCACCGACGAGGAGGCCCTTGCGGCCTTTTCGCTCCTCTCGCGGCGGGAAGGGATCATCCCGGCCCTGGAGTCGGCCCATGCGGTCGCCCACGCGGTGAAGATGGCCCGGGAGATGAGCGAGGACGACATCATTGTCGTCACCCTCTCAGGGCGCGGGGACAAGGACGTGGCAGAGGTCGCGGCGAGAAGAGGGGTGGCAATATGAGCAGGATCGACGCCCTCTTCTCCGGCATCGGCAGACCCGCCTGCATCGCCTATCTGACGGGCGGCGACCCCGACCCCGCGACCTCTCTTGCGGCGTTGCGGTCGGTCGTCGATGCCGGGGCCGACATCATCGAGATCGGCGTCCCCTTCACCGATCCCATCGCCGACGGCCCGACGATCCGGCGGGCGAACGCCAGGGCCCTTGCGGCCGGGACGACGCCCGACCGCATCTTCGACCTGGTGAGGGCCGTCAGGGAGGGAAGCCCCATCCCGATCGTCCTGATGACGGCGTACAACATCGTCTACGTTCGCGGTATCGATCGTTTCTACCGGGAGGCGGCAGAGGCCGGCGCCGACGGGGTGATTATCCCTGACATGCCGCCCGAGGAGTCGGGAGCGGCCGGCGCCGCGGCACGGCGGTACGGCCTCGACCAGGTCTTTCTTGTGGCCCCGAACACCCCTGAAGAGCGTCTGGACCCGATCCTGGAGCATGCCAGTGGTTTCCTCTATCTCGTCTCTGTGCAGGGGGTCACCGGCGCGAGGGCGGGCCTCCCGCCCGGCATGGAGGGCCGGATCGCCGCAATGCAGTCGCGTACCTTCCTCCCCATCGCCGTGGGCTTCGGGATCTCTGGCCCTGACCAGGCCAGGGCGCTCGCGGCCGCCGGTGCCGACGGGGTGATCGTCGGCAGCGCTATCGTGGAGATCGTGGAGAGGCATGGAGGGGACAGGGCGGCGATGTGCGCTGAACTGAAGAGTTTT
This window of the Methanofollis sp. genome carries:
- the trpA gene encoding tryptophan synthase subunit alpha → MSRIDALFSGIGRPACIAYLTGGDPDPATSLAALRSVVDAGADIIEIGVPFTDPIADGPTIRRANARALAAGTTPDRIFDLVRAVREGSPIPIVLMTAYNIVYVRGIDRFYREAAEAGADGVIIPDMPPEESGAAGAAARRYGLDQVFLVAPNTPEERLDPILEHASGFLYLVSVQGVTGARAGLPPGMEGRIAAMQSRTFLPIAVGFGISGPDQARALAAAGADGVIVGSAIVEIVERHGGDRAAMCAELKSFVAVMREAVGDRA